The following coding sequences are from one Mycobacterium bourgelatii window:
- a CDS encoding transposase: MAETDGQILTTLPGVASVRAAAFAAHSLPIQRFPDAEHLYSATGLAPALYQSATLNRRGRISRQGLAEHRDALMGIAWGLSQCSPSFIERNAELHARGMAPIQARVALARHACRLSYRLLRTQQPFDEQRYRQGRLSGER, from the coding sequence TTGGCCGAGACCGACGGCCAGATCCTAACCACTCTGCCCGGCGTCGCCTCCGTTCGTGCGGCAGCCTTCGCCGCGCACAGCCTTCCCATCCAACGCTTCCCTGATGCTGAACATCTCTACTCGGCAACAGGTTTGGCGCCAGCACTCTACCAATCGGCCACGCTGAACCGGCGTGGCCGCATTTCACGTCAGGGCCTGGCCGAGCATCGCGACGCACTGATGGGCATCGCGTGGGGACTGTCGCAGTGCTCACCGTCTTTCATCGAGCGCAACGCTGAACTTCACGCGCGAGGGATGGCCCCGATACAGGCCCGTGTCGCGCTCGCGCGTCATGCCTGCCGGCTGTCATACCGACTGCTACGAACCCAACAACCCTTCGATGAACAGCGCTATCGTCAAGGAAGGCTCAGCGGCGAACGGTGA
- a CDS encoding IS110 family transposase, translating to MSVLEVALDPSTVIVAVDPGKAFNRVWISEGSGLLAGPMSLSVSREGIAQLELALNKHGRDAPVIAIEATGSLHRPWVAELERRHPGCVRLFAPSETKSARTQLGSGRFKTDDRDCAALTYMARQGGGRRYGQESPVEALRAAVRHRRGLVADRKVAQQRLHDQLNALCPGLSAPAGHGRSLALETPTGLAVLACAAVFAGRPPQLRSLMRRAPGRLTTSTAQYWLQRWRGCLPPPADADQRAHRLGRDLARYRRPGQTSMPSTSKSWPYWPRPTARS from the coding sequence ATGTCGGTGTTGGAGGTTGCGCTTGATCCGTCCACGGTGATCGTTGCCGTGGATCCTGGCAAGGCGTTCAATCGGGTGTGGATCAGTGAGGGGTCCGGTCTGCTCGCTGGTCCGATGTCGTTGTCGGTCTCGCGAGAAGGCATCGCACAGCTTGAGCTGGCGCTGAACAAACATGGCCGAGATGCGCCCGTGATCGCGATCGAGGCGACCGGCAGTCTGCACCGGCCGTGGGTCGCCGAACTGGAACGGCGCCATCCTGGTTGCGTGCGGCTGTTCGCGCCGTCGGAGACGAAATCTGCTCGCACACAGCTGGGTTCGGGCAGGTTCAAGACCGATGATCGCGACTGCGCAGCGTTGACGTACATGGCCCGCCAGGGCGGCGGTCGCCGCTACGGCCAGGAATCGCCGGTCGAAGCGTTACGTGCCGCGGTGCGACATCGTCGCGGATTGGTAGCCGACCGCAAGGTCGCCCAGCAGCGACTGCACGACCAGCTCAATGCGTTGTGCCCTGGATTGTCGGCGCCGGCGGGTCACGGGCGATCTTTGGCGTTGGAGACTCCGACGGGTCTGGCGGTGCTGGCGTGTGCTGCCGTGTTTGCAGGACGACCACCGCAACTGCGGTCGCTGATGCGCCGGGCTCCGGGCCGATTGACGACCAGCACCGCCCAGTACTGGCTGCAGCGGTGGCGCGGATGTCTGCCTCCGCCGGCCGATGCTGATCAACGTGCGCACCGACTGGGGCGTGATCTGGCCCGGTACCGCCGCCCCGGACAGACATCGATGCCCTCGACGTCGAAGTCGTGGCCTTATTGGCCGAGACCGACGGCCAGATCCTAA